AGGGAGAAGCTCATGGTACTCAATTAGGGCTAAAGGGGAAGGCCAATGAACCGTAGAGTGAAATTTGATATGGAGTTACAGAAAACCCATGCTTTAAAGTGCAGCTTCCAGAACATAGCTGTAACAATCATGATTTTAAAAGTCGGATCAGAATCAACTGAGATCGATTCTAGGCATACTAAGTCCAGCCAATTCCAACCAAATCTGACCAATTTTAGGATAATTCGATTCATAATCAAAGGAGATAGACCCTGAACCCAGTTCcgagtttttctctttttatttttttattttttatgaaacacCTGCTTGTGAGTTTTCAAACCTTAGTGATGCCCAAGGCGAGCCATGGTGGAAGGCCATCCGCTTGATGCCTTTGGCAATGGCTCAGAGGGGCCAAGGCACCCATGGCAAGCGACATTTTCCAAGTGTCATCAAATAAACACACAGTAAGAATTAGATGATAGCAACATACAAAGCTAGAAATGAGAAATAGATTGATACATAACCAGGAGGGTAAGATCATAAGGCTTTGGCACATAAGTCTACTCGTCACCTTGGACCTCATGGAGCACCCTGACAGCTATGTTCCCAAAACTCACTTCCATCCTGTTGTATCCTAAAGGTTCAGTGCCCCAGTCACATACATCTGTGCCACTTATGTCTTTCGAGGCACTGTGATTGTTGAGGTCAACTTGTATAGGCATATTCATGGTTTAAttgggaaaacaaaaaaaaaatctcaaaaatttTCTTTCAGCAGGAGTTCAAACAACAACATCGTTAAAATCTGCCCACGCTTTTAATATAAACCCAAATCTAAATGTATACAGCTCTAAGGACAGATGACAACAATCAAATCCAAATACTCTCCAAGTTTCAGTGCAGATATTCATGTTGAAACATATTTCCCCGTTGCAACACCACTTTAAAAGAAATGGGCATTACTCCTACAAGCTATAAATAGGAAAATGATTAGCCATGGAGCACCAGAAGAACCACCATAATAGTCACCGTACTGGCATAGTCTCTGACTTTCACAGTTACTTCTAGTGGCAGAGCAGGAAAGTGATCAGTCCTTCCTGAGTTCCATAAATTCACGTCGAATACCATCTAGTTTAACGACGACAATTTCTAACCTGTCACCCTGCAGCACATGCATAATAGGATAAGGTAACATGAAACAAAGGGTGTAAAAGCAAATGGCATAAACTTAATCATTTTAATTTCTACTTTCCCTTTTTGTTCTATGATGCATCCTTTTCATGGATCTCCAGTAAATATcaatgaaaagaaaacaaatagtGGGCTGAAGCATGTACATCATTGAATGGTGTGAAGCAGTGTCAAACCAAAATACCCAACAAGCATTAGCTCTCCCTGAAAAGGAGGTGATCCAGCCGACTTCGATAATCACAAGGCCTTAAAATCTTGTTTCAAACACTCCACAAGAACTCCCCTGCCAAAATAATGAACTAGATCTAGATGGATAATCTCTCTAAGAGTTTGTTGTCCAGCAACTAATCCCAGTAATGCAAAAGAGAAAACtttcagaaaaaaaatcacCTTTTTGGTTTTCTCCCGTCATCATTCCGAGATTTGATCTTACTAGGTTTTAAGTGGTGTTAAATTAAGGCAACTTGTGAAAAAAAAGACAAACACAAGCAGATTCCTAATGTACTTAACAGAGAAGATCAGAAGAATACTGATCAAGGCATTGTTATAAGTTCAAATACAATTTGCCATCAGATATGTTGCAACATGTTCAATCTTTAATTGTGTTGGATGAACTATCCCTTGTCTCTCTTTTAGAATCCATTTCCCACAACCAAAGAATCAGGAATAAAGAAGGTACAATATCCATGTTCAAGCTGTGCCTTCTCTTACAGTTTCAATATTATACAACTTCCAATAGTTCTGGATTCTAAGCTAATACCGTTTGCAGAGTCCAACCAATCCTAACCCCTAGATAAAGCAATGGGAGCTCACAGTTTGGAAGTAAATTATCAGCATATGCACATATATAAAACTGTGGTCATCATCATGGTGGCATGCACCAAGAAATCCCGAGTCAACTTTCAATTTCTAGGTTTTCTAGCAAAACACTAGCAATATCAATTCGGTCATCTTAAGAAGGAAGAGATACAGTTGTTACCGCTAATTTTCTAAACAAAATTGAGTGAATGGTCTTCAAACCCATACATGTTAACAAAAATTCCTTAGAATACCCTAGAATGATATGATTTATGCCACTTATTTTAGATTTTCCAGACGAGggggggaaggagaaaaggaattGAAATGTTGGATGAAAATAACAAAAGCTTACAGTATATATATCCCTTTCAACCGCAGATGCAAAAACATCTTTCACCAAGTCTACTGCTTCCGACTCCAGTAGTGGAGTCACGGCATCCTGCAAAAATTATTGGTATTGAGTTTGACAAGTGGAACAAGAATTAGGAACAGACATCTAACAAAGCAATTGAAGTCAGGCCATCACCTTGGCAGGTAATATGAGAGGACTAGGAGACTTCAGCTTATTGTCCAAAACAGGCATGATGAGTGTTGAACCAGAACCTTGGGTGCTGTATCCAACCCTTTCATAGGATCCAACTGCATCATATGTGAACACGCAACCCTTtcctgaaatattttttggagcAACCATAAGTTCACATGATAGATTGGGGACATAAATGTGGCTTCAGAAGATAGTAGTCCCACCCTTTTCGTCGAGACCACCCAAGACATTGAAGGCATAATAAGGGAAGAAACGCTTGTAGTACAGAGTATTTGAGAGAAGTTGGCCCATTGCAGGGCAGCTCATCTGCTTGTTGTGCTGATGCTGATAAATCTATGTCACAAGAGAAGGTGAATCAGCAATCAGTTTccataa
The nucleotide sequence above comes from Telopea speciosissima isolate NSW1024214 ecotype Mountain lineage chromosome 3, Tspe_v1, whole genome shotgun sequence. Encoded proteins:
- the LOC122656948 gene encoding proteasome subunit beta type-1, which produces MASKQHANWSPYDNNGGTCVAIAGADYCVIAADTRMSSGYNILTRDYSKICKLADKCLIASSGFQADVRALQKVLTARHLIYQHQHNKQMSCPAMGQLLSNTLYYKRFFPYYAFNVLGGLDEKGKGCVFTYDAVGSYERVGYSTQGSGSTLIMPVLDNKLKSPSPLILPAKDAVTPLLESEAVDLVKDVFASAVERDIYTGDRLEIVVVKLDGIRREFMELRKD